One stretch of Caloenas nicobarica isolate bCalNic1 chromosome 2, bCalNic1.hap1, whole genome shotgun sequence DNA includes these proteins:
- the TMEM64 gene encoding transmembrane protein 64 codes for MRGAGAAALQLLSRAVKQAAAQRVRQDVGRWLSRAAGSAAGGGDGDLVGFVPAEAAGAGGLLLGPYAEQGGLPPAELLLCQLPEAGGGGPGLAEARGWRCSCCLLGTCWCKSCLSVFVLAALCFASLALVRQYLRDLLLWAESLDSLAGVLLFTVGFIVVSFPCSWGYILLNVAAGYLYGFLLGMGLMVLGVLVGTFVAHMACKRLLARWARARIQGSETLSAVVRVVEGGSGLKVVALARLTPIPFGLQNAVFAITDLSLPNYLMASSVGLLPTQLLNSYLGTTLRTMEDVIAEQSVSGYFIFSLQIVISIGLMFYVVHRAQVELNAAIVACEMEMKTSLVKDSQPSISGSATYCNKRTVAFSGGGVNIV; via the exons atgCGGGGTGCGGGGGCCGCGGCGCTACAGCTCCTCTCCCGGGCCGTGAAGCAGGCGGCGGCGCAGCGGGTCCGGCAGGACGTGGGCCGCTGGCTGTCCCGAGCTGCCGGGTCGGCGGCAGGAGGTGGCGACGGGGACCTCGTCGGCTTCGTTccggcggaggcggcgggggccggcgggctgctgctggggcccTACGCGGAGCAGGGCGGGCTGCCGCCGGCGgagctcctgctctgccagctgcccgaggcgggcggcggcgggcccgggCTGGCCGAGGCCCGGGGCTggcgctgctcctgctgcctcctgggcacCTGCTGGTGCAAGAGCTGCCTCAGCGTGTTTGTCCTGGCAGCGCTCTGCTTCGCCTCGCTGGCCCTGGTGCGCCAGTACCTGCGggacctgctgctctgggcCGAGAGCCTGGACAGCCTGGCCGGCGTGCTGCTCTTCACCGTGGGCTTCATCGTCGTGTCCttcccctgcagctggggctaCATCCTGCTCAACGTGGCTGCCGGCTACCTCTACGGCTTCTTGCTGGGCATGGGGCTGATGGTGCTCGGCGTCCTCGTCGGCACCTTCGTGGCCCACATGGCCTGCAAGCGGCTGCTGGCGCGCTGGGCCAGGGCCAGGATCCAGGGCAGCGAGACGCTCAGCGCCGTCGTCCGCGTCGTGGAGGGCGGCAGCGGCCTCAAGGTGGTGGCTCTGGCGCGGCTGACGCCGATCCCCTTCGGGCTGCAGAACGCCGTCTTCGCG ATTACAGATTTGTCACTACCCAACTACCTGATGGCTTCTTCAGTTGGGCTGCTGCCTACTCAGCTCCTGAACTCCTACCTGGGCACTACCTTGCGCACCATGGAGGATGTGATTGCAGAACAAAGCGTTAGTGGCTATTTTATATTCAGTTTACAG aTTGTCATAAGCATAGGACTCATGTTTTATGTCGTCCACCGAGCCCAAGTGGAACTGAATGCAGCTATTGTAGCGtgtgaaatggaaatgaagacATCGCTTGTGAAAGACAGTCAGCCAAGCATCAGTGGTTCAGCCACATACTGCAACAAAAGGACAGTAGCGTTCTCTGGAGGAGGTGTCAATATTGTGTGA